Genomic window (Bradyrhizobium sp. 186):
CTTGAACGGCCAGTCCATCTTGATCGGCCGCAGATCTTCCAGCGCCTTTGTCAGCTGCAATACGCCGAGGTCATCGAAGCGGTGGCCTATCACCTGCACACCGATCGGCAGATGCCGGGAATCAAAAGCCATGCAGACCGTAGAGGCGGGCTGGCAGGTCTGGTTGAACATGGCGGTGAACAGCGTGTGCTCGAGCGGCATCTCGCGGGAGACGCCCGGCTCCTCCGCCGGAAAATTCACCACCGGCAGCGTCGGTGAGATGACATAGTCCCAGCCTTCGAAGGTCCCCAGCAGCGCCGCCTTCATCTTGGCGATCCGGCCCAGCGCCCGGTAAAGGTCCGTGCCTGAGTGCTTCGATCCGCCCAGGCTCCACGCGCGAACATAGGGATTGATGTCGCTTGGAGCGTCGCTGTGTGGGGGCAGGGACGTGTATTCGAGATAGCCGCGGACCTGAAGGAACAGGTCGATGGCTTCGTAGGCGTCATAATCGAGCGGCGAGACGAACGGTTCGACGCTGGCGCCCGCGCCGGCCAGCAGCTTTCCGGCGGCCTCGACGGTCTCGCGCACGACCGCTTCGGGCTTCATGCCAAAACCCATGTCGGTGAGGACGCCGATCTTCAATCCCTTCACATCGCGGGCGAGGCGCTCGTGATAGCACACGCCGTCGGCCGGGAGGCTCCAGGTGTCGCGCTCGTCCTGTCGCGTCAGCACGGTCAGCAGACGGGCGATATCGTCGACGCTGCGGCCCATGGGACCGGCCATGCGCATGGTATCGGCCGGCAGATGCGGCACACGTCCGTGGGTGGGCTTCAGTCCAGCGAGGCCGCAATGTGCGGCCGGAAGGCGGACGGAGCCCGCGATATCCGTGCCGACGGAGACATATCCGGCGCCGGCCGCGACCGAAGCGCCAGCGCCGGCCGATGAGCCGCCGGTGTTCCAGGCAAGCCCCCAGGGGTTGCGGGTGATGCCGTGCAGCGAACTGATGCCTGACGCCATCAGGCCGCAATCCGGCATCGTGGTTTTTGCAAAGATCACTGCGCCGGCTTCGCGCAATGCGATCGCCGGTGGTGAATCGTAGTTTGAGGGCGGCAGGGAGCGGTTGGCCCCGATACCATGAAAGTAGGGCCAGCCGACCATCGCGACGCTGTCCTTGACGGTCATCGGAACGCCATCGAGCGGACCCAGCGCAGCACCGGCCCTCCATCGCGCTTCCGAGAGTTGCGCGCTGGCCATGGCCTGCTCCGGACGGAAGCAGAACAGAGCGTTGATCGCGGTATTGATGTTCTCGGAATGGCTGAGGGTGGCTCGCAGCACGTCCACCGGCGATAACGCGCGCGAGGCGTAAGCCTCTGTCAGCTCGGCAAGGCTCATCCCGATCAGTTCTGCAGCAGACATGTAGGCCTCAATGGGTACCGTTCCGGATCACTGTCCGGATAGCGAAAATAGCCTGCGTTGGGGTAGAGCCGCTGCTTCAACGGCATGATTTGGTGGAGCGCGAGGCATCCCTTTTGCATCTGTCTTGATAAAAGTTGGCGGACATGAAGGTCGGCCGAACGGCAATCGCAAGAGATCAGAAGTCGCCATGAGTCAATCTGGAACGGAACTGGCCACCATCCGGAATTACATTGCCAGGCTCCCCGGATGGGGGTCCGGAGACATCGTGATCGAACCTGCCATCCCGATTCTGGCTTCGCCAAGCTGGCGCGGTGTCGACGGTTTTCCCTGGCGCGCCACCAAGAAGGGCAGCGACGAAAGCATCTTTATCAAGAGCATGGATCGTGATGCGGAGCTCTATATCGACGTGGCGTGCGCCTTCGAGGCGGCGCAGCGTGCATCCGATCTCGGCATTGGCCCTAAGGTGCTCATGGCCGATTCGGAAGCAGGCCTGCTGGTGATGGAGGATCTCAACCGGGGCTGGCGGGTCGGTACATTGGAACGGATGCTCGAGCCCGACATCGTCGACGCCGTGATTACGGCGATGCGCCTGTTTCAGTCTGGACCGCCGCTGCCACGCCGCAAGACTGTCTTTGACGAGATCGAGCATTTCTATGCTGCGGCGGCGGCCGCCAAAGCCCAGTTGCCGTCGGATGCCGAATGGCTGGTCAAGGAGTTGCGGTTTGCGGCCGACGCCTTCCGGACGCTCGATATCACAGCGGTGCCGATCCACGGCGACGGCAATGTTTCGAATATCCTGATCAACGACGCAGGCGAGGTTCGTCTGATCGACTGGGATCGCGCGACAACGACCGACCCGTTGGAGGATATTGGCAGCTTCCTCGTCGAGGCCTTCGCACAGGAGCCTGAGGCGCGCGACGTCTTCACCCGCAGCACCGGGACGTTCGAGGAGGGTGCATTCAACCGTGCGCGGATTTATGGCGTGGCTGATGATCTGCGCTGGGGATTGATCGGCGCGCTGCTCGCCGTCAAATCGACGCGCAATACGCTGGAGTTCTACAAATTCGCCAGTTGGCGCTTCGTGCGTTGCCGCATGGTGGTTCGGGAGCCCCGCTTTGGCGAGATGCTTCGGAGGATCGCATGACTGTTCGCAGAAAAGTTGGTGAGGGGACCACGGTTCACGAACGCAACGTCGAAGCCGCAATCGCTCGCGTCCCGCAATGGCGCGGCAAGGAGGGCGCCTATGCGCCGCTGCTCGGCGGCCTGTCGAACCAGAACTGGCTGGTCGAGATTTCCGGCGACGGGCGCCGCTATTTCGTCAAGGTGCCGGGCGAGGGCTCGGAAATGTTCATCAATCGCGTCACCGCCAACGAGGCCGCGCGTAATGCCCATGCCATGGGTGTCGGGCCGGAGGTCATCTTCTTCGATGCGGCGGACGGGCTGGAGATCAGCGAATTTCTCGAGGGCTATCGCGCCTGCACCAATGCGGATTTCGGCGATTCCGCCATCCAGTCCGACGTTCTAGATCTCTATCGCCGTTTGCATGGCGGCCCCAAGCTCGGCCAGACCAAGACGATCTTCGACATGATTGAGGAACATATCGAGCAGGGCAAGGAACTGGGGTCGCATTTCCCGCAGGACATGCCCTGGCTGATGCACCGCTACAATCAGGCCAAGTCAGCCTTCCTGGCGTCGGGCCTCGACCTCGTACCGTGCTTCAACGACCCCATGCCGGGGAATTTCCTCATTTCGGCCGAAACCGGCGCGCCCAGGCCGATGAAGCTGATTGACTACGAATTTTCCTCCAACAATGAGCGCAGCTACGAGCTCGGCGTGCTGTTTGCCGAAATGTTCTTTGATGAGAAGCTGACGGAAGCCCTCATCGAGCAATATCTGGGCGAGGTTCGTCCGCAGATGATTGCGCGCGTCATTCTCAACCGTGCGCTCGCGGACATGAAATGGGCCTCATGGGCGGTCGTCAACCGCAAGCTCAACACGTGGGATTTCGATTACCAGAAGTACGGCGTCTGGAAATACATGCGCGCCCACGACGTGATGTATGACCCGCGCTGGGACAGTTGGTTGCGGTTGGTGTGAGCCGGCGTCGTCCGCCTCTTGCGACTATTGCTTCAGGACGGCCAGGGCCTGTTTGAGCAGACTGTCGTTCGCCGCGGCGATCACGCGTCCGTCGGAGACCGGCGTGAGTGGCCGCCCATCCCAGTCGCGTATGATTCCGCCGGCGCCCTCGACCACGGGAATCAATGCCATGAAGTCGAACGACTTGAGCGACGTCTCTACGACGAGATCGCAATGGCCGGACGCCAGTAGCCCATACTGATAGCAGTCGCCGCCAAATCGTCGGAACATAGCCTTCTTGCTCAGCAAGTCATAGCGAGCCCAATCCTGCGGCGTAAAGAAGTCCGGCGAGGATGTATAGATCTGTGCGTCTTCCAATCTTGCCGTGCGGCTCACCTTGGCGGGCTTGCCGTTGAACGTGACCCCACGCGGCGTGCCGTACCACCGTTCGGCCAGCGCCGGCATGTCGATCATGCCGGCGACGACCGCGCCCTTGCGCTCGTCGGCGAGAGCGACAAGCGTGCCGAACAGCGGCATGCCAGAGATAAAGCTCTTCGTTCCGTCGATCGGATCGAGATACCAGGTGTAGCGATCGCCCAGGGTTGATCCCATCTCCTCGCCGAGGATGCCGTGATCTGGGAAGCGCGCGCTGATCAAGCGCCGCAATTCCACTTCGATCGCGCGATCGGCGATCGTCACCGGCGTCAGATCCTGCTTGCGTTCGAAATCGACGCTGGAACGAAAGTGGGTCAACGCTATCCGGCCGGCCATGTCGGCGAGCTCATGGAAGAACGAAGCGAGTTCGTTCGCAGAAACCTTGTCTTGAATGTCGTCCAATGCTTGCTCCAGGGGAAAGCACGTCGCGCATGAGCGGCGCAACGGCTGGCCTTGGGAATTCGGCTCTAAACCGTCTCGTGAAGCTCTTGCTTGTGGACGTCCCAATACGGGGACCCGAAAGCCCTGCGTGAAGAGGCCATTCGTGGCGAAGACGATCCGTTCGGTTCGGCAGCGCGCGTACCTGGGCCCGGCTGCGGCGCGGCCTCCGGTGCCTGGCGAACGTCTCGCGGGGCCACCTTGAAATGACGGCTGAAGCAGCGCGAGAAGTGCGAGACGTTCTTGAAGCCCACTTCGTAGGCGACCTCTGACACGGTACGGTGGCCCTTGGGATCGGCAACCAGGATTTCGTAGGCTCGCTGCAGCCGCTTGGTCTGCACGAACTGGCTGACTGTGGTTTCGTTGTCCGTGAATAGACTGTAGAGATAGCTCAGCGAGATTCGGCTGCTGGCCGCAATTTTCTTCGGTGACAGCGACTGGTCGCCGAGATGGCTTTCAATGAAATCAACGATCCTGCGGCGCAGATGATAGCGCGCATTGCGGACGTCTGTGGCGGCGCCCCGGTCCTCCGAGCCGATCGTGAGCGCTACGAAGCTGATAACTTCGGTCGCAAGCGCCTGTGGATTCGGCGCCGGAAACTCGATGAACAGCTCGGCCACGTTTCCGATCATTCCGGCCATAAGGCGGGTCATCTGTTGGTTCGGCTTGAAGCGTCGGCTGATGTGATCCTCGATCGAGATGAGACGTCCGCGCAGCTCCGCGGCCGGGATCCGAAGCACCAGAAAGCGTGCGGTCTTGTCGGACGACAATTCGTAGAAGGCGAGTTCGCTGAGCAGGACATATTCGCCAGTTCGGGCAATACCGACGCGGCCGTCCTGACTGAATGCCACACATCCTGTCAGAGGAAATACAAGCACATAGGAAGCATCGTGGATGCTGGAGATGCGCTTCCAACTGCAGGTGAAGGCTTGGTGCGGCGCGACGAGTTCAAGATCCAGGCGTCCGATCCTGGTTCGCTGATGCGGTGCAGGACCCTTGTCTCCGCCACCATCATCAAGGCCAGTATACTCCTCGCGAGAAGCAAGAGATGTGAGGCTTGCCATGGTTTGGTCTTTCTCAGGGTTGGGCAACTATCAACTCCGTTCCGGCTTCACGGAGTGCCGTTGCCAGAGCTCCTTCCGGTTGCCGGTCGGTAACCAGACGGTCGATATCGGTCCAATGCGCAAACACGGTCAGAGCGCGCTGGTCGAACTTGCTGTGATCGGCGACAAGGATCGCTTCCGCAGCGCGCTTCACCATCGCGCCATAGATCGCGCCGGCCTCATCATCCGCATCGTTCGCGCCCCGGGCGCTGATGCCTGTCGCACTCACGATGGCACGGTTGGCCTCGTAGCTGTTGATGTTGGCGATCGTCTGTGTACCGAACACGTAGCCTTCGGTCGGGTGATAGCGGCCTGGGCAGCACAGCACCCGGATGGATGAATTGACCGCGAGCGCGCCCGCAATCGCATAGTCGTGCGTGATAACCGTGATGTCGCGCGCGCGCGAAGCCAATCGTCTCGCGATATGAAACGTCGTGGCGCCCGCGGCCAGCATCAGGACTTCGTTTGGTAGAACGAGGTCGGCGATCACGGCGGCGATCGCTTCGCGTTCGGCGATCATGAGCGCCTTGCGATCGGTGAGAGCCGGTTCGAGCGCAAACGGGCGGGAAGCGCCGCCATAGGTTCGGTTGATGAGCTTCTGTTCCTGAAGCTCCACGAGGTCTCGGCGTATGGTTTCGCCGGATACACCAAGCACCGCGGCAATCTCGGAGGCTCGCAGAGTAGGAGCGGCGGTGAGTTGGGCGATGATGTGCTTGTGTCGCGCCAGCTTCGAGAGGCGATCGCCATCGGTCTTTCGCGGCCGTTTGTCGGCCAGTGGGGCGTCGCTGGTTTGCAACCGCTCGCTCGTCATTCAGCTGTCCTCGCCGTCCCGAACGCAGCCGGTCGTCGGCATGAGTGATCCTTTCTCAGGGCGGGTTGGGAGGCCACACTAAGTTTGTGGCAAGTCCCGCAAATTTTGTGCAGTCGACTGCCTACAATCTTCGCAACGTGTCGTCCTCTTGCATGCAACAGGTTGAGATGTAAGGCGTATCTTTGGTTGCGTGGAGTTGTGTGTCTGACGCTCTGATGTCTTTTGCCTCTGATCCGCTTTGTCATTGTGGGAATTCACACATTTCTCCAAGCTGATCGTGGAATGGTCGCGGCGCGGTCGCCGCGGCGATCGCTTTGACTTGCGCAAGGCGCGGTCAGAGGAGGCGTGTGGTGCAGCAGGAAAGAGAAATTCTGGCGTTGAACGCCTTCGACCAGAGCCGTGCGTCCGTGATGGGCGCCGAACTCGGGGAGGCTGTGCAACGACGCCTGCGGTCCTTCGGCAAGGCTTCGGTCCTGTTTTACCAGGAGCCGATCCGAATGGAGCGCGCCGAGGGCGTCTACATGTTCGACGTCGACGGCCGCCGATATCTCGATCTCTATAACAACGTCCCATCGGTCGGGCATTCGCACCCCCGCGTCGTCGAGGCCATTCGCCGCCAGGTCGGCGTGCTCAACACCCACACGCGCTATCTCAACGACGTGGTCGATGCCTATGCGGAGCGCTTGTTGGCGACATTCCCATCCGAAATCGATCATCTGGTGCTGACGTGCACTGGTAGCGAGGCTAACGATCTCGCGCTGCGGATCGCGAAGGTCGCAACCGGCCGGGCCGGCTTCATCGTCACGGAGACGGCGTATCACGGCAACACCACAGCCGTGACCGACGTATCGCCGTCCTCACGTCCCGGCCAACCATTGCCGTCCCATGTGCGTGTGGTGCCAGCGCCTGAGATGTTCCGCAATCCCGTCGGCGATCCCGGTAGGCGTTTCGCCGACAGTGTTGCGGCGGCAATTACCGATCTCGAGCGAAGCGGTGTCGGGTTTGCAGGGCTGCTGGTGGACACGATCTTTTCGAGCGACGGTGTCTACGCCGAACCGGCCGGCTTCCTGGCACCGACCATAAAGCTCGTCCACGAACGCCGGGGGTTGTTCATCGCCGACGAGGTGCAGCCCGGTTTCGGACGCACCGGCGCAGCCATGTGGGGCTTCGCTCGCCATGGTGTTGTCCCCGACATCGTGACCATGGGCAAGCCCATGGGCAATGGCTTTCCCATGGGAGGCGTCGCTCTGCGTGCACCGCTGCTCGATCGTTTTGCGGCGGAAGTGAAGTACTTCAACACGTTCGGCGGCAATCCGGTGGCCGCAGCGGCTGGGCTTGCGGTGCTCGACGTGATCAAAGATGAGGGCCTGTTGCAGAATGCGCGCGAGGTCGGACGTCATCTGATGGACGGATTGCGCGAGATCGGCAATCGCCACATCCAGATCGGCGATGTTCGCGGCGCCGGTCTGTTCATCGGTCTCGAGCTCGTACTTGATCGTGAGAGCAAGGAGCCGGCGCCGGAGCTCGCCATCATGCTGATCAACCGCCTGCGCCAGCGCGGCTTCCTGATCGGCGCTACAGGACCATTCGGCAGTACGCTCAAGATTCGTCCGCCGCTGTGTTTCGGCACGGATCACGCGGATATGTTCATCACCGCTTGCGACGAAGAGTTGCAGGCGATTGCGCCGGCTTAAGGGGCTCGTTCAAAGTTCATGGGTGCAAGAAACGTAAAAACCGCTGCCGATGCTAAGGCTCTTGTCGAGGAACGGGGTCTGTCCCACGTCAAACTTGGGGTCGTCGATCTCGATGGAATCATTCGTGGAAAATATCTCGCGCGTGACAAGTTCTTTGGCGCACTGGAGAGCGGCCTCAGCTTCTGCGACATCATCTTCGGTTGGGATTCCAACGACCAGATGTACGACGCCGGCAAGTTTACCGGGTGGCACACGGCTTTTCCAGACGCCACTGCCCGCATCGATCCCGCGACCTGCCGCGATATCCCGATGGAAGAGAACATGCTGTTCTTCCTCGGCGAGTTCGAGGGCGAGGCGGAAAAGCTGTGCCCGCGCCGGCTGCTTCGCCGGGTCGTCGATCGTGCCGAAAGCATGGGACTTGCCCCGTCAGTGGCCGCCGAGTTCGAGTTCTTCGTGTTCGATGAAACCCCCCACAGCGTGCGGGAAAAGGGCTTTCGAGGGCTGAAGAATCTCACGCCGGGCTGGTTCGGCTATTCCATGCTGCGTGCCTCTGTGGAGTCGGAACTCCATCGCTCGCTCCTCAAGCTGTGTGACGAGATGGACATGCCGATCGAGGGCCTGCACACCGAGACCGGGCCCGGTGTCCTGGAAGCCGCGATCCAGTACACCGATGCGCTCGCGGCTGCCGATCGAGCGGTGCTGTTCAAGACCTTCTCCAAGATATGGGCCGAGCGTCAGGGCAAGATGCTCACCTTCATGGCCAAATGGTCGAACGCGTATCCTGGACAATCCGGGCACCTGCATCTTTCGCTGCGCGACAAGGACGGCGATCCGGTATTTTACCAGAGCGGACGCCACGGCAACATGTCCGACACCATGCGCTGGTTTGTCGGCGGCCAGCAGGCACTGCTGCCGGAACTGCTTGCGATGGTCGCATCGACCGTGAACAGCTATTCCCGTCTGGTGCCGGGCTTCTGGGCGCCGACGGATGCGACCTGGGGAATCGAGAATCGCACCTGTGCGCTGCGGGTCATTCCCGGCAAGCCGGCGAGCCAGCGTGTGGAATACCGGGTCGCTGCCGCCGATATCAATCCGTACCTTGCGATCGCCGCGGCACTGGGATCGGGGCTCTGGGGGATCGAGCACAAAATCGAACCGAGCGAGCCAGTCGCCGGTAATGCCTATGTGCGTACGCACCCGCCCGAGCGTGCGTTTCCGCGCACGCTGTCGGAAGCCGCCGAGCGATTGATGGCTTCGCAGGCGGCCCGCAATCTGTTTGGAGACGTCTTCGTCGATCACTACGCCATGACACGGCAGTGGGAGGAACGCGAATTCCGCAAAGCCATCACCGATTGGGAGCTTGCGCGCTACTTCGAGATCACCTGATCCCGTTCCTCCTTCCCTCGAACGAGTGACCTACCGTGAGCGATATTATCTGCATTTCACCGATCGATGGCAGCGAGGTGGCCCGGCGCCCAATTGCAACTGACGCGGAGATCGCGACTATCCTTGCGCTGGCGCGACAGGCCCAGCAGCAGTGGTCGACGGTCCCGCTCGCAGAGCGTAAGGGGAGGATGCTTGCCTTCCTTGATGTGATGCGGACGCAGAACGACGAGGTCGTTCCGGAACTTGCCATGCAGATGGGGCGACCTGTGCGCTACGGCGGCGAACTGCGCAGTCTCGAGGAGCGCGTTCGCGGGCTGGTAGAGCTCAGCGATGAGGCGCTGGCCCCCGTCGCGCACGAGCGCGCCGGCTTTCGGCGCATGATCAAGCGGGTTCCCGCAGGCGTTGTGCCGGTGATCGCGCCCTGGAACTATCCTTACCTGACGGCTGTCAACGCGATTGTCCCGGCGCGGCTGGCCGGCAACGCCGTGATCTTGAAACATGCCGCGCAGACCTTGCTCGTCGGTGACCGCCTCCAGTCCGCGATGGACCTCGTCGGCTTACCGAAGGGGCTGTTCAGGACGCTGACGCTCGACCATTCCGCGACCGAAAAACTGATCTCATCTCGTTCGGTCGATCATGTGAATTTCACGGGATCGGTTGCCGGCGTTCGCGCGGTCGAACGGGCGGCGGCCGGGACCTTCATCAGTCTCGGGCTGGAATTGGGCGGGAAGGATCCGGCCTATGTGCGGCCCGATGCCGACTTTGATTTTGCGGTCGAGCAACTCGTGGATGGCGCGTTCTACAATTACGGCCAATGCTGTTGTGGGATCGAGCGCGTCTATGTGCACGAACAGATCTACGATCGCTTCGTCGGCGCATTTGCCGATCTGACCTCTCGCTACCGGCTCGGCAATCCGTTGTTGCAGGATACGACCTTGGGTCCGATGGCGGCGACACGTTTCGCCGACACGGTCCGTGCGCACGTCGACGAAGCTCTCGCCAGGAACGCCCGTCCGCTGATCGATCCGAAACAATTCTCCGCCGACAGCGGGGGCACGGCATATCTGATGCCCCAGGTTCTCGTCGACGTCGATCATTCCATGTGGGTGATGATGGAAGAGAGCTTCGGTCCCGTGGTCGGTATCATGAAGGTCTCGTCCGACCAGGAGGCCGTCGTACTCATGAACGACAGCCCCTACGGACTGACGGCGTCGGTCTGGACCGAAGATGCTGCCGCGGCCGAACGCGTCGGCGACGCTACCGCCACAGGCACCGTGTTCATGAATCGCTGTGATTATGTCGATCCCTCACTCGCATGGACCGGCGTCAAGGACTCCGGGCGCGGCCTCGGCATGTCGCGCCTCGGCTTTGAGGCGCTGACCCGATCGAAATCATTCCACCTTCGCATCGAGCACTGAGAGCCGCATATGGACGTTCATATCACCGGGGCCTGGAATTTTCCGACGCGCGTCACCGCCGGTCCGGGCCGGATCGCCGAACTTCCCGAGGCCTGCCGGACATACGGCCTGGCCAGGCCATTGCTGGTCACCGACCACGGTCTTGCCAAGACCGATCTCATCACCGGCGTTGTCAGCCGCGTTCGCGAGGCGGGCATACCGCTCGGCATATTTTCCGATGTGAAGACAAATCCGACCGAAGCGAACCTGATCGCCGGGGTGGGCGCATTCAAGGCCGGTAGTCATGACGGCGTGATCGCGGTCGGCGGAGGTTCGGCGCTGGACGTCGGAAAATGCGTGGCGTTCATGGTGGCGCAGTCGCGGCCGGTATGGGACTTCGAGGACATCGGCGACTGGTGGACCCGCGCCAACACGGACGGCATCGTGCCGATCATCGCCGTGCCGACCACGGCCGGCACGGGTTCCGAGGTGGGCCGTGCCGGTGTGATCACGCGTGAAGACACCCATGAGAAGAAGATCATCTTCCATCCCGCGATGATGCCGAAGATCGCGATCGAGGACCCCGAGCTTGCGGTCGGCCTCCCGCCATTTCTCACGATGGCGACGGGCATGGACGCGCTGTCTCACTGCTTTGAGGCCTATTGCGTCAATGCGTTTCATCCGCTCGCCGACGGCATTGCCCTTGAGGGGATGAAGATCGTCGACACCTACCTGCCGCGCGCGGTCGAGAATGGTCGCGATCTCGCGGCTCGATCCTACATGTTCGCCGCGGCGTCGATGGGGGCCACCGCATTCCAGAAGGGACTGGGCGCCATCCACTCGGTGTCCCATCCGATCGGTGCGCGATACGATACCCATCATGGGCTTACCAACGGCGTGGTCTTTCCCTATGTTCTCGTCTGCAACAGGCGTGCGATCGCCGACAAGATCCCGCACATTGCCCGGACGCTGAATCTGCCGGGACGGGATTTCGATGCTGTTCTGTCCTGGATCCTGGCCCTTCGGAAGAAGCTTGGCGTGCCGCACACGCTCGCGGAGCTCGGTGTGAAGGAGGCCGATGCGAGGGCAATTGCGGCCGATGCCGTCAAGGATCCGACTGCGGGCGCCAATCCCCGGCGGTTGGCCGAACCAGAGTTCGAGCAATTGACGCTTGCAGCGATTCGCGGCGATCTCGGAACATGACCGCCTTGCACGATCTCATCGCAAGTTTCGCGGCGATTGGCGCGACCGACGACGGCGGCGTTTGCAGGCTTGCGGCAACGGCGCTCGACAAGCGGGCTCGCGACCTTTTCCTGCGCGAGATCAGCAGCCGCGGCCTTGTCCCGAGGATCGACGCGATCGGTAACATGTTCGGCGTCGCAATTCTCGAACCTGCATCGGACGACGTCGTGATCGCCGGTTCGCACCTCGATTCCCAGCCGACGGGCGGACGATACGATGGTGCTTATGGCGTGCTGGCAGGGCTCCTTGCGGTTGATGCGGTCGCGGAGCGCTGTCTTGCCAACCCCGGCGCCGCACGACGCAACCTAGCCGTCGCGAACTGGACCAACGAGGAAGGAGCGCGGTTTCAGCCGAGCCTGACCGGCAGCTCCGCTTTCGCCGGCAGCTTGAGCTTGCAGGATGCCTATGCCTGTGCGGACGGCGACGGCGTTACGCTCGGCGCGGCGCTGGCCGCGATCGGCTACTGTGGTGTCACGCCGCTCGAGTATCGCCCCGTACGTTATGTGGAACTTCACGTCGAGCAGGGCGATCGGCTCGAGCAGGTTTCACGGGACATTGCCGCGGTTTCCGGCGCCTGGATGACGCGAAAACTGTCGGTCGTCTTCGACGGTGATTATTCGCACACGGGCCCGATGCCGATGGCCCTGCGTCGCGACGCCTTGCGCGCGGCGGCTCGTGCGATCGAAGCCCTCTACGTCGAAGTCGCACGCGAAAACGCGGGTGCGCACGCCTCCGCGGCGCGCATCAGCGTTTACCCGAATTCGCCGAATGTGGTAGCAGGCCGAGCTAGAGTCTGGTTCGAGATCCGACACGAAGAAGAAGCCGTGGTTGCCGCCATCAGTGACCGTTTTCTGAAGCGGATCGAACGCGAGGCTCGCGAGATCGGAGTCGACATTTCGATCGCCGCCGACGACAGGCGGGCGGCCCCCTTGCTCGACCCGGCTGGCGTCGAGTTGATCCTGGCCGTTGCGAGCGATCTCGGCTGCAAGGCCATGACACTCAAGACCATCACGGGGCATGACGCGTTGGCGATCCAGAAACGCATCCCGGCGTCGCTCATATTCGTGCCGAGCCAGGGTGGGCTCAGCCACAATCCGCATGAATTCACGGCACCTGAAGCTCTCGACAAGGGCTATGCCGTGCTGGCTGAGACGTTGTGGCGCATGGTCACTGCCGGGTAACGATTCGTCCCGCAATCCAGACCCCAAGATCAGGTCCGGGCCACACGCCCTGACCACGGGATCTGTGTCTGCATACGCAGACCACTCGGGATGATCCGATCACTTCGATCACCACAGTGCAACGAACGACTATGATCGTGCGACGGATACCCAGTTCGCCCCAGCCAGCCCTCAAAGCACTAAGTTCGTTATATAAGCAGCTCTATTCTTGCCAAATTTTTGAGCGCGTTTGGAATGGGATTCCATTTCTGAATCTCGAAAATCGAACTAGGCATCGCGCGTTATGTGACGATATCGACCATCTCCACTGCTTTCATCTCAAGATATACCGCGGGGGTAAGTTGGGGCAGGTCCGTCAGGTCTTCATCGTAGAATAGGGTATTACGACGAGCAAATCGGACAACCAATCGAATGATGCGCTTGTGCGCATTCGGCACCGACATCGATGGACGTTACACAAGCGGGCCGGGCCATGGCTGGGGCGAGAACGCGCCTGGGATAGGCCTCAATGGGCGAACCCGTCCCTTGCCAGGATGCCCACAATGAGGAACCAACGCCCCTCTCCTTGAGGGCCCCGTCAGGTATCGATGACGGATGCCTCGACGGTCAGGCCCGCTTTAAAGGATGCGCATTCTGATGCCAAGCCCATGCCGTCCGGATGATGGTCGGCAGGTCGGAATGACGAGGGACGAAGTTCAGCACATGGCGCGCTGCCGAGGGATTGGCGACCAGGAAGGTCGGATCGCCCGGCCGTCGCAGCTTGACAACATGA
Coding sequences:
- a CDS encoding DeoR/GlpR family DNA-binding transcription regulator, producing MTSERLQTSDAPLADKRPRKTDGDRLSKLARHKHIIAQLTAAPTLRASEIAAVLGVSGETIRRDLVELQEQKLINRTYGGASRPFALEPALTDRKALMIAEREAIAAVIADLVLPNEVLMLAAGATTFHIARRLASRARDITVITHDYAIAGALAVNSSIRVLCCPGRYHPTEGYVFGTQTIANINSYEANRAIVSATGISARGANDADDEAGAIYGAMVKRAAEAILVADHSKFDQRALTVFAHWTDIDRLVTDRQPEGALATALREAGTELIVAQP
- a CDS encoding aspartate aminotransferase family protein → MQQEREILALNAFDQSRASVMGAELGEAVQRRLRSFGKASVLFYQEPIRMERAEGVYMFDVDGRRYLDLYNNVPSVGHSHPRVVEAIRRQVGVLNTHTRYLNDVVDAYAERLLATFPSEIDHLVLTCTGSEANDLALRIAKVATGRAGFIVTETAYHGNTTAVTDVSPSSRPGQPLPSHVRVVPAPEMFRNPVGDPGRRFADSVAAAITDLERSGVGFAGLLVDTIFSSDGVYAEPAGFLAPTIKLVHERRGLFIADEVQPGFGRTGAAMWGFARHGVVPDIVTMGKPMGNGFPMGGVALRAPLLDRFAAEVKYFNTFGGNPVAAAAGLAVLDVIKDEGLLQNAREVGRHLMDGLREIGNRHIQIGDVRGAGLFIGLELVLDRESKEPAPELAIMLINRLRQRGFLIGATGPFGSTLKIRPPLCFGTDHADMFITACDEELQAIAPA
- a CDS encoding glutamine synthetase, giving the protein MGARNVKTAADAKALVEERGLSHVKLGVVDLDGIIRGKYLARDKFFGALESGLSFCDIIFGWDSNDQMYDAGKFTGWHTAFPDATARIDPATCRDIPMEENMLFFLGEFEGEAEKLCPRRLLRRVVDRAESMGLAPSVAAEFEFFVFDETPHSVREKGFRGLKNLTPGWFGYSMLRASVESELHRSLLKLCDEMDMPIEGLHTETGPGVLEAAIQYTDALAAADRAVLFKTFSKIWAERQGKMLTFMAKWSNAYPGQSGHLHLSLRDKDGDPVFYQSGRHGNMSDTMRWFVGGQQALLPELLAMVASTVNSYSRLVPGFWAPTDATWGIENRTCALRVIPGKPASQRVEYRVAAADINPYLAIAAALGSGLWGIEHKIEPSEPVAGNAYVRTHPPERAFPRTLSEAAERLMASQAARNLFGDVFVDHYAMTRQWEEREFRKAITDWELARYFEIT
- a CDS encoding aldehyde dehydrogenase family protein, with amino-acid sequence MSDIICISPIDGSEVARRPIATDAEIATILALARQAQQQWSTVPLAERKGRMLAFLDVMRTQNDEVVPELAMQMGRPVRYGGELRSLEERVRGLVELSDEALAPVAHERAGFRRMIKRVPAGVVPVIAPWNYPYLTAVNAIVPARLAGNAVILKHAAQTLLVGDRLQSAMDLVGLPKGLFRTLTLDHSATEKLISSRSVDHVNFTGSVAGVRAVERAAAGTFISLGLELGGKDPAYVRPDADFDFAVEQLVDGAFYNYGQCCCGIERVYVHEQIYDRFVGAFADLTSRYRLGNPLLQDTTLGPMAATRFADTVRAHVDEALARNARPLIDPKQFSADSGGTAYLMPQVLVDVDHSMWVMMEESFGPVVGIMKVSSDQEAVVLMNDSPYGLTASVWTEDAAAAERVGDATATGTVFMNRCDYVDPSLAWTGVKDSGRGLGMSRLGFEALTRSKSFHLRIEH